The DNA region GTCTAAGTAATTCTTGGGCATAGTAACGAACCTCTTCCATCATCGGAGAGGTTTTCTTGACCGCACAGTAGGACTGTTTGGCGAGTTCAGTTAATTTGTCCGTCAGATAAACAACACGCTTTTCAGAAATGCGTGTTGAAGTAGATTGGCGAATAACCTCCATCAAATGACTTTGAGTTAGGCGCAATACAGACTCCTTACACGGAAAGGCCATGACCAGGTTCCAGTATTGTTCACCAGTTGGCGCTGATAAGATGTGTTCTATCTCAGGGAAAGTGACTTGTAGGACCTTATGTAGCCTATTCTTAGTTCGTACGATATCTTCTGTCAGGTTCTGATAGAAGCGACTTAAATCTCGTAGATTTTGATAGACTTCTTCTTGAACATAAGTCGGTTTACGATTCAGTACAAATTGAGATTGTGCTAGTTTTTCTGCATCAATTTTGTCTGTCTTACGGACACGTAGGCTGTCCAGTTGTTTCTTAGCTTCTAGAGGATTTAGTCGTGTATAAACGTAGCCATTGTCCTCGAGAAAAGCCTGAAGCCGACGAGGATAAACGCCTGTCGCTTCAAAGATAATCTCAGGGTTATGGACAGTTTTCAAATCGTTGGATAAACGAGCGAAGCCTACCGCATTGTTAGGCATGGTGTAGCCATGAACTTTTTCGCCATTGACTAAAATAGCCACTTCCGAATTTGCTTTACTGACATCAATCCCAAATACTGTACGCATGATATTACCTCTTTTGTCTTGAATGATTCCTTGTTTTAGTGATGTCATTTTCAATACACGACGTCAAGCGTCCCACATACTTTGATAACATTCTCCCTAAAACAGGTGTCTTGCCAGTTTTTGTTACGACGTCCAGCGTCAAGCGACTTAACAAGGCACCACTAATTTAACATAAAGAAAAAGTAGTGAGTACTTTCTCCCGTCGGAGATTTCCTCACTACTAATCTTAGTATGTTTTAGTTTTGTCTTAATGCGTGTGTTGTAGTAAAAAATATAGTCTGTAATTGCTCGTTCAAGCTGTTCTAGTGATTTGAAGGTCTTTTCATAGCCATAAAACATCTCGGATTTAAGGATGCCAAAGAAGGATTCCATCATCCCATTGTCAGGGGCATTGCCTTTGCGAGACATGGAAGGACGAATGCCCTTAAATTCCAAAAAATGATGATAGGACTGATGTTGATACTGCCAACCTTGGTCACTATGAAGGATCGTTCCTCGGTAAGAGTTACCTGGAAATGCCTTCTCAAGCATGGTTTGGACTTGTTTTAAGTCTGGCTAGCGTGATAAGGTGAAATCAATAATCTCACTATTATAACCATCAAGAACGGGTGATAGATAGAGCTTTCCTTCTGGTAGAGCAAACTCTGTCACATCTGTATAACACTTCTCATAGGGCTTAGCTGCTTCAAACTGACGATTGATCAGATTAGCAGCCTTCTTCCCAACGTCACCCTGATAGGAAGCATACTTGCGTTTACGGCGGATACGAGCAACCAAACCCATTTCTTGCATCAGGCGTTGAACTTTCTTGTGATTCACACAGAACCCACGATTACGAAGTTCTAAGTGAATCCGACGATAGCCATAATTTCCCTTGTGCCCAGTGTGGATGTCTTGAATCATCTTCTTTAACTCTTTATTCTTATCATCTTTCTCAAGTTGCTTCAGCTGATAATAATAGGTAGCACGGGCTAATTGAGCTGTTGTTAGGAGGTTATCTAGTCGGAATCCTCCCTCAACCATTTCTCTAATTGTTTCTGCCTTTCTCTCGCTAAGGCTTCGTCCCTGAGGCGCAGTTCCCTCAACTTTTTTAGATAGGGCACCTCAGTTCGTAGACGTTCATTTTCGTGCTGAAGGCGCTCCAATTCTGTCATTTCTTCCCAAGTTTTCTTTGGTTTACGTCCCATTTTAGGTATCCTTCCTCTAGGTTTCTCAAGAATAGCATACCCGTTTTTCTTGTATTGCGCTATCCAATTAGGTAGTGTCCCTATATTTGGCAGTGCGTAATCCAGTGAAACGTCTAGTTGAGAACGGCCTCTTAGTAGGACTTCATTTATGATTTCCTCTTTCAGCTCTGGTGAATAGTAGTTGTTTTTCCCTTTTTGGGCACAGTCTAAGCCATGTTTGTCAATCAGTCGGACCAAGTATTGGAGATGAGCTTTATTCACATCAAATTTTTGGCTGAGTTGTGGCCAAGTCCAACCTAATTGTTTTAAGTGATAGATTTCAACTTTATCGTTAGCGTTTAATGTCATAAGAAAAGCACCCCAATCGTTAGATTTTGTATCCAACTTTTGGGGTGCAGTTCAATGTCGTCTTCTCCTTTGTTACATTCAAAGCGAGATAAATCCGTTTTTTAAAATTGTCAAAGTTCTTGAAGCCAAAGGACTTGAGCTTGATGACTTTGATAAGATTATTCGTTGCCTCCAGTTTGGCATTTGAAGTTGAATGAACTTCCAATAACGCTTGAGAGCCTTATATTCAAGAGATTTTCTGTCAAACTGATTCATGACTTGGATACGCACACGGTTTGTAGCTTGGCTAAGATATTGGACAATATGAAAGCGATCTAGCACAATTTTAGCGTTTGGAAATAGTTTCTTAGCGATGTTATAGTAGAGACTAAGCATGTCCATGGTAATGACTTTGACTCGGCTTCTGATCTGTCTAGGATAGCGTAGAAAGTGATTGCGAGTAGTAACCTGAGTCCTTCTGTTAAGGATTGTGATAATGTTTTGTGAGTCAAAGCCTAGTACAATGAAATTCATCTTTCCCTTCTTGAAAGCATATTCGTCCCAATTCATGTGGGCAGGAAGCCAGTTCAGGTCTGTCTTGAACTTGAATTCCTTGAGTTTACGAATGACCGTTGATGGGGAGACAGCTAAGGCCTGAGCAATGGCTGTCATGGATTCTTTTTCGATGAGCTTTTGAGCGATTTTCTGATTGACAACCGTTGCAATTTGGTGGTTTTTCTTGACCAGAGATGTCTCGGCGACAGTTATCTTCCCGCACCTTGACAACGGAAACGCCGTTTGCGCAGTCGGATTAATGTCTTATACCCAGCACATTCCAGATAGGGGATTTTCGATGGTTTGTTGGAAGTCGTATTTGACTGTCTGACCGTGACAGTTGTGACATACAGGTGCTGGATAGTGCAAGCTATCGCTGATTTCTTATATGTATCGCAGTCCTAATAGTTCAAGATAGTGATGTTTGTTTTTTCCTAGAGTCTCAGGATTCTTCGTCAGAGTGTTTATTTTCACTTGGAACTTTTAACGTTTTCATATCTTGTATAGATGAGAAAAGGTGTACGATTTATCCTGCATGGTCTCATCGACATCCCAGACGCAGTACCAACGAATCATGTGACATAGTAGTGATAAAACTTATGTAATGGAAGTAGAGCAGGGAGCTGCTTATTTCAATTCTGTTCCTGAAAAGATGGTAGACTGAAAGCGTGAATGATGACTATTGTTCACAAATATAGAATAGCACAAATAGAATGAGATATGAGGGATTTATGTTCTCTCGTTAAAAGTTAGTTAAACTGTCGTGCGCTAGACTAGCACGCACGGTGGTGTGAGAGGGGCTGGAGATTAACCCCTACCCAATTTTTAGATAGATAGTATATTTGTTTGATTTACGGATAGAGGGTGGAGTGCTTTGCTCTTGTGTTTTTTCCTTATGCGTGATATACTTAATAGGTTAATTAAAGGGTTAAGGGCTTGTTATGAATCATATTGCGTTAGAAATTGAAAAGTGTCTTCATGAAATTGTCTTGAGTTCAGAAAACCAATTGGAGATTCTGGTTGGTTCTTGTAAAAGCACGGTTAAGCTGACGAACACCCAAGAGCATATTTTGATGCTGATTGAAAAAGAGGCTTATACCAATACAGAGATTGCAAAACAGTTAAATGTTAGTCAGGCAGCCATTACAAAGGCAACTAAGTCTCTAGTCGCTCAAGGGCTTTTGGTAGGGGTACGTGATGCGAAAGATGCTCGGATTGTGCGGTTCAGTTTGACAGAGGAGGCTAAGCCGATTGCGGTAGAGCATGCGCATCATCATGCCCATACCCTGGAGGTCTATGAGGAGTTGCTAGCAAATTACAGTGTAGAGGAGCAGGAGCTTATCGGGCGTTTTATGAATGATTTGGTGGAGAAGATTAAGAAATAGATGAGATATATTACGGTTGAAGATTTATCTTTTTACTATGACAAAGAGCCAGTTTTGGAACATATTCATTACCATCTTGATAGTGGTGAGTTTGTGACGCTGACCGGTGAGAATGGAGCTGCTAAGACTACCTTGATTAAAGCTACTCTGGGTATATTAAAGCCCAAGCAAGGGAAGGTATCTATTGCTGAGAAAAGCACCAAGGGGAAGAAGTTACGAATGGCCTATCTGCCTCAGCAAATAGCCAGTTTCAATGCTGGATTCCCAAGTACGGTCTATGAATTTGTAAAATCTGGTCGTTATCCCCGTCAAGGATGGTTTCGTCGGCTGACCGAACACGATGAAAAACATGTACGTATTAGCTTAGAATCTGTTGGTATGTGGGAACATCAGGACAAAAAATTGGGCTCTTTGAGTGGGGGACAAAAGCAACGTGCAGTGATTGCCCGTATGTTTGCATCAGATCCAGATATTTTTGTGTTGGATGAACCTACAACAGGGATGGACAGC from Streptococcus ruminantium includes:
- a CDS encoding zinc-dependent MarR family transcriptional regulator, which codes for MNHIALEIEKCLHEIVLSSENQLEILVGSCKSTVKLTNTQEHILMLIEKEAYTNTEIAKQLNVSQAAITKATKSLVAQGLLVGVRDAKDARIVRFSLTEEAKPIAVEHAHHHAHTLEVYEELLANYSVEEQELIGRFMNDLVEKIKK
- a CDS encoding IS110 family RNA-guided transposase, with amino-acid sequence MRTVFGIDVSKANSEVAILVNGEKVHGYTMPNNAVGFARLSNDLKTVHNPEIIFEATGVYPRRLQAFLEDNGYVYTRLNPLEAKKQLDSLRVRKTDKIDAEKLAQSQFVLNRKPTYVQEEVYQNLRDLSRFYQNLTEDIVRTKNRLHKVLQVTFPEIEHILSAPTGEQYWNLVMAFPCKESVLRLTQSHLMEVIRQSTSTRISEKRVVYLTDKLTELAKQSYCAVKKTSPMMEEVRYYAQELLRLSERRRAVLDEMVILAQPLPEYNILLSIPDIAETTATSIIGELGDIRRFQSANQINAFIGIDLRHYESGNFLTKEHITKRGNPYARKILFKGIHNIASASHTNPCHIADFYEKRKRQSQIASSKPHTIASIHRLIQTMYYLITHNKLYDYDSTQNQ
- a CDS encoding metal ABC transporter ATP-binding protein, whose protein sequence is MRYITVEDLSFYYDKEPVLEHIHYHLDSGEFVTLTGENGAAKTTLIKATLGILKPKQGKVSIAEKSTKGKKLRMAYLPQQIASFNAGFPSTVYEFVKSGRYPRQGWFRRLTEHDEKHVRISLESVGMWEHQDKKLGSLSGGQKQRAVIARMFASDPDIFVLDEPTTGMDSGTKEAFYDLMHHSTKKHGKSVLMITHDPDELRKYADRNIHLIRDQHSPWRCFNVHETDGEVARV